The window CAACTAACACATCCTCTTTGTCCTCCAAAAAAAAGTGTCATGACCATTCTCTCTATCATCGTCGTTCCCGAAACATATGCCCCCACTATCCTCCGCCGCCACGCCCGTTCACTTCAGGCTACAGCTCTGTCGGAAGGCAAGGAAGAGTATTATATTTCAAAGTATGACATGGTCAAGAAGAGTAAGAGGGAAGTCATCCTGGTGGGGCTATGTCGGCCTTTTGAAATGCTGTTTACAGAAGTCATTGTTGGTTGCCTATCGATATACGGTGCGTTGATTTATGGCATGTGAGTTTGTTTGAACAGGcaggagaagagagaaaatGAGGGTGTTGATGAGTAGTAGATTATACTTGTTCTTCACCGCTTTCCCTATCGTCTTTCAACAAACTCGTGGATGGACCAGTAAGCTCCCTTTTATCATCTCATATCTCTCAGTTATTACTTTTGCTGACAGTTCTTCTCACTCTCAAAGTCGGTGAATCTGGCCTTTCCTTCCTCGGTATGGGAGTTGGCCTCATCTCAGGCGTTATCCTTAAccctttcctctcctcGTACTTCCATTCTCGCTCTCGCGCTCAAATGCAATCTCACGTCACTCCTTCCGGCCACGCTcaccctcatcctcctccagaGGCTCGTCTCCCCGTGTGCTGCATCGGCGCCATCCTCGCCCCTATCGGCCTCTTCTGGTTCGCGTGGACGTCGGCCCCGCCTATCCACTGGAGTGTACCTATCATCGCTTGTCTCCCCTTCGGCCTAGCTTTCCTGTTGATCTTTACGAGCATGACAAATTACTTGATTGATAGCTATGAACTGTACGCCGCAAGTGCGCTCGCTGCCCAGGCGGTGAGTAGATGTATGTTCGGGGCGATCTTTCCCCTGTTTGCGAGCCAGATGTATGAGACCTTGGGATTACATTGGGCTGGAACTTGTGCGTTAATCTCGTACCTTCCTATTCCTAATCCTCCTTTTCCAAGAAATGCGACTTGTTGAGCTTGAAACTGACGAATCGAAAACAGTGGTCgctttcctttccctcgCCTGCGCAGCCATGCCGTTCCTGTTCTACAGATATGGCTCCTACCTCAGGCGTAAATCCAAATACGCCCCTTCCGTTCCTTCTATAGCTTCGGATAAAGCAGGTGAAACGGAGCAGGTGGGCGCgaaggatgagaagaaTGAGGGGCAAAGCACCGTGAATGGGAGTAGGAGTGAGCTGCAGGCTGGGGGAATAGAGCCGGAGTGGGCGGCTGACGCAGGGTTGGATGCGCATATTGGTGGTTTGggagagaggaaaagagg of the Cryptococcus gattii WM276 chromosome H, complete sequence genome contains:
- a CDS encoding Multidrug transporter, putative (Similar to TIGR gene model, INSD accession AAW45439.1), which codes for MTLLITSSPPQSTVLSNQMSTIASPPSLDDHNPGTACARPNLSKPTLSETPMSDHNPIASSLSRPIPLNQPISSLSISTTLCPPPYPGSGTLCDPYIVDFLPSSPLNPYYWSKRYRWAITALIGVTALCPPFASVSYSSTVGEVVKGYGISRELAIAGISLFILGFGVGPLFWAPISELYGRQFAFAASYPIFTIFNLGTALSHNTVALLVTRFFAGVFGSSPLTNAGAQVGDMWAVNERALATSVFALAPFLGPVLGPIAGGYVTERCGYRWVYWIQFIYAAVMTILSIIVVPETYAPTILRRHARSLQATALSEGKEEYYISKYDMVKKSKREVILVGLCRPFEMLFTEVIVGCLSIYGALIYGIRLYLFFTAFPIVFQQTRGWTIGESGLSFLGMGVGLISGVILNPFLSSYFHSRSRAQMQSHVTPSGHAHPHPPPEARLPVCCIGAILAPIGLFWFAWTSAPPIHWSVPIIACLPFGLAFLLIFTSMTNYLIDSYELYAASALAAQAVSRCMFGAIFPLFASQMYETLGLHWAGTLVAFLSLACAAMPFLFYRYGSYLRRKSKYAPSVPSIASDKAGETEQVGAKDEKNEGQSTVNGSRSELQAGGIEPEWAADAGLDAHIGGLGERKRGWDVEKGV